One window of the Mycobacterium sp. SVM_VP21 genome contains the following:
- a CDS encoding BlaI/MecI/CopY family transcriptional regulator, with protein sequence MAKQTHLGDLERAVMDHLWSSPESQTVREVHEALSAQRDLAYTTVMTVLQRLAKKNLVSQIRDDRAHRYTPVRGRDELVAGLMVEALDQAADSGDRRAALVHFVERVGVDEADALRRALDELEAKHRIRLPGSGRPGS encoded by the coding sequence ATGGCGAAGCAGACCCATTTAGGGGACTTGGAACGAGCGGTGATGGACCACCTGTGGTCATCGCCGGAGTCTCAGACAGTGCGCGAGGTCCACGAGGCGCTATCCGCGCAGCGCGACCTGGCCTACACCACCGTGATGACGGTGCTGCAGCGGCTGGCCAAGAAGAACCTGGTGTCGCAGATTCGCGATGACCGTGCACACCGCTACACACCGGTCCGGGGCCGCGACGAATTGGTTGCCGGGCTGATGGTGGAGGCACTCGATCAGGCCGCTGACTCCGGAGACCGCCGGGCGGCGCTGGTGCATTTCGTCGAACGCGTCGGCGTCGACGAGGCTGACGCGTTGCGCCGTGCGCTCGACGAGTTGGAGGCCAAACATCGCATCCGCCTCCCAGGTAGCGGCCGACCTGGGTCCTGA
- the gjpA gene encoding outer membrane porin GjpA, which yields MLRPFAIAGVCMLGAGLVAGVATGVGYAPSPATAREVTLTSGESGLLTPWVDVFNTASENSTKLLNTFFEAPAIGWQQFIANMSGYLQDWFNDPTSINASMQQIQANLNAVTTGYGLQNADTATTNIVLAHTLDGIGSISPGHAELFSEIPGYIPAGEQAAAIPIVNFLGSPASGIIMGMLGPEISPWVALANSISAGDSLNETLANMVGGYFNGATLNLDSLLPTINGLGLFPKGMAMANLDIGFGGLLSPGSVGHNADPGVGGSIFNSVGINFTGVPAIQTLDAPSQPVGPLGAWEGWAQTIAALLGWHGSGSPLADVTLPTIPTDFFDGGSAGSMAADVSTVWQDLLAAL from the coding sequence ATGCTCCGCCCCTTCGCCATTGCCGGTGTCTGCATGCTGGGGGCCGGCCTAGTCGCGGGTGTGGCCACCGGTGTGGGGTATGCGCCCTCGCCGGCCACCGCGCGTGAGGTGACCCTGACGTCCGGCGAGTCCGGTCTGCTCACCCCGTGGGTCGATGTGTTCAATACCGCGTCGGAAAACAGCACGAAGCTGCTCAACACTTTCTTCGAGGCTCCCGCTATCGGATGGCAGCAGTTCATCGCCAATATGTCGGGCTACCTGCAGGACTGGTTCAACGACCCGACGAGCATCAACGCCTCGATGCAGCAGATACAGGCGAACCTGAATGCGGTGACGACGGGCTACGGGCTGCAAAACGCCGACACGGCCACCACGAATATCGTCCTTGCGCACACCCTCGACGGCATCGGCAGCATCAGCCCGGGCCATGCGGAGCTTTTCTCGGAGATCCCCGGCTATATTCCGGCCGGCGAGCAGGCAGCCGCTATCCCCATTGTTAATTTTCTCGGGTCACCGGCCAGCGGGATCATCATGGGCATGCTGGGCCCCGAGATCAGCCCGTGGGTGGCGTTGGCCAACAGCATCAGCGCCGGCGACAGCCTGAATGAGACGTTGGCCAATATGGTCGGCGGCTATTTCAATGGCGCCACCCTCAACCTTGACAGCCTGCTGCCGACGATCAACGGCTTGGGCCTATTCCCGAAGGGGATGGCCATGGCCAATCTGGATATCGGGTTCGGCGGGCTGCTCAGCCCCGGCAGCGTAGGCCACAACGCTGACCCGGGGGTCGGTGGGTCGATCTTCAACAGTGTGGGCATCAACTTCACCGGTGTCCCCGCCATTCAGACCCTTGATGCTCCCAGCCAGCCGGTGGGTCCGTTGGGGGCTTGGGAGGGGTGGGCGCAGACCATTGCGGCGTTGTTGGGTTGGCATGGGTCGGGGTCGCCGTTGGCCGATGTCACCTTGCCGACGATTCCGACGGATTTCTTTGATGGGGGTTCTGCGGGCTCGATGGCCGCGGATGTGTCCACCGTCTGGCAGGACCTTCTTGCCGCCTTGTGA
- a CDS encoding MarR family transcriptional regulator: MAGVGAGHPHRGVGGLDHREQKSWQNYLATVLRMTTMLNRHLIDAHQLSLVDVHLLEILDNAAGGTVQMGVLAEALSVPAPRLTRQIKRLGVRGLVLRTVSPDDRRCVLVAITTVGRTSLEQAMITYANQVRTHFLGQLTRPQMTAMATSCRQIGEALKQTGGTGR; encoded by the coding sequence ATGGCCGGCGTTGGTGCGGGCCACCCCCACCGCGGCGTGGGCGGGCTGGATCATCGTGAACAGAAGTCCTGGCAGAACTACTTGGCGACGGTCTTGCGGATGACCACGATGCTCAATCGCCACCTGATCGATGCTCACCAGCTGTCGCTGGTCGACGTGCACTTGCTGGAGATCCTGGACAACGCCGCGGGCGGCACGGTCCAGATGGGTGTACTGGCCGAGGCGCTGTCGGTGCCGGCGCCCCGACTCACCCGACAAATCAAACGACTCGGGGTCCGCGGTCTGGTGCTGCGCACGGTCAGCCCCGATGATCGCCGCTGTGTGCTGGTCGCCATCACCACTGTGGGGCGAACGTCGTTGGAACAAGCCATGATCACCTACGCCAATCAGGTCCGCACCCACTTTCTGGGACAACTGACCCGACCCCAGATGACAGCCATGGCCACCAGTTGCCGCCAGATCGGCGAGGCGCTGAAACAGACTGGGGGAACGGGGCGTTGA
- a CDS encoding PaaI family thioesterase — protein sequence MAATGFPSDFSAPFDSEIGLVYTDIGPDGAHAQLELQPKLCQPAGIVHGGVYCSIIESVASVSAHTWLNRDGGDPVGTVVGVNNNTDFLRAVSSGTVHAASTPIHRGRRQQLWLVTITDADKRVLARGQVRLQNLSG from the coding sequence ATGGCTGCCACCGGATTTCCGTCCGACTTCTCCGCGCCCTTCGACTCCGAGATCGGCCTGGTCTACACCGACATTGGCCCAGACGGTGCACACGCGCAATTGGAGCTGCAGCCCAAGCTCTGCCAGCCGGCGGGCATCGTGCACGGCGGGGTGTACTGCTCGATCATCGAAAGCGTGGCCAGCGTCTCGGCACATACCTGGCTCAACCGCGACGGTGGCGATCCGGTCGGCACCGTCGTCGGGGTCAACAACAACACCGACTTCCTGCGAGCGGTCTCCTCGGGGACCGTCCACGCCGCGTCCACCCCGATCCATCGCGGCCGGCGCCAGCAGCTGTGGTTGGTGACGATCACCGATGCCGACAAGCGCGTGCTCGCCCGCGGCCAGGTCCGGTTGCAGAACCTGTCGGGTTAG
- a CDS encoding alpha/beta hydrolase has product MAWPNSVREWQDGGRWVSGAAGRVFVRSGAGDGPTVLLLHGFPSCSYDFRAVVARLAGRSWMTMDFLGFGLSDKPRPHRYSLFEQADLVQQVVESAISGPVVLAAHDMGTSVATELLARDIEGTLTFDLQRAVLTNGSVILERASLRPIQKILRGPFGAIAARLTNRRSFERGFGQLFSTDHPLTPDEAAAQWALLTHNGGNRIAHLLCAYLDERVKHAQRWHGAVRDWPKPLGFVWGLGDPVATTNVLDGLRQLRPAADVVELPGLGHYPQIEDPQAFTDGVLRLLG; this is encoded by the coding sequence ATGGCATGGCCCAACAGTGTGCGTGAGTGGCAAGACGGTGGCCGGTGGGTGTCGGGCGCCGCGGGCCGGGTGTTTGTTCGATCAGGAGCCGGGGACGGGCCGACGGTGCTACTGCTGCATGGTTTTCCGTCCTGCTCCTATGATTTCCGGGCGGTCGTGGCCCGGCTTGCCGGCCGGTCTTGGATGACGATGGACTTCCTCGGGTTCGGCTTGTCGGACAAGCCGCGCCCGCATCGCTACAGCCTGTTCGAGCAGGCCGACCTGGTGCAGCAGGTGGTCGAATCGGCTATCAGCGGACCGGTGGTGTTGGCGGCCCACGACATGGGCACCTCGGTAGCCACCGAACTGCTGGCCCGCGACATCGAGGGCACGCTGACCTTCGACCTGCAACGCGCGGTGCTGACCAACGGCAGTGTGATCCTGGAGCGGGCCAGCCTGCGCCCGATTCAGAAGATATTGCGCGGCCCGTTCGGTGCTATCGCGGCCCGGTTGACCAACCGGCGCAGTTTCGAGCGCGGGTTCGGCCAGTTATTCAGCACCGACCATCCGCTCACGCCGGATGAGGCCGCCGCGCAGTGGGCCCTGTTGACCCACAACGGCGGAAACCGGATCGCGCACCTGCTCTGTGCCTACCTCGACGAGCGGGTGAAGCATGCGCAGCGCTGGCACGGTGCGGTGCGTGACTGGCCCAAGCCGCTGGGTTTCGTATGGGGGCTGGGCGATCCGGTGGCCACCACCAATGTGCTGGATGGCCTGCGGCAGCTGCGTCCGGCGGCCGACGTCGTTGAGCTGCCCGGGCTGGGCCACTATCCGCAGATCGAGGACCCGCAGGCCTTCACCGACGGCGTGCTGCGTCTGCTGGGGTAA
- a CDS encoding helix-turn-helix domain-containing protein — MARNWREIRAEAVSSGLLDPQRVENVRKEAEEAVHAHRLAELRKTLGMLRQADIASRMGVSQARVSKLERGDLSHTELGTLQSYVAALGGRLTVTASFGSESIELST, encoded by the coding sequence ATGGCTCGCAACTGGCGCGAGATCCGTGCTGAGGCGGTGTCGAGCGGACTTCTCGACCCGCAGCGCGTCGAGAACGTGCGTAAGGAAGCCGAGGAGGCAGTGCACGCTCATCGCCTCGCCGAGCTACGCAAGACGCTAGGCATGTTGAGGCAGGCTGACATCGCCAGCCGAATGGGCGTGTCCCAGGCCCGGGTATCCAAGCTCGAACGCGGCGACCTCTCGCATACCGAACTAGGCACACTGCAGTCCTACGTCGCTGCGCTCGGCGGGAGACTTACCGTGACTGCGTCTTTCGGCTCGGAGTCGATTGAACTGAGCACGTAG
- the gndA gene encoding NADP-dependent phosphogluconate dehydrogenase, with product MSASEVVGTAQIGVTGLAVMGSNIARNFARHGYTVALHNRSVAKTDALLDAYGSEGSFVRSESIPEFLAALEKPRRVLIMVKAGDPTDAVINELADAMEPGDIIIDGGNALYTDTIRREKAMAARGLHFVGAGISGGEEGALNGPSIMPGGPKKSYESLGPLLEEISAHVDGVPCCTHIGPDGAGHFVKMVHNGIEYSDMQLIGEAYQLLRDGLGLAAPQIAEVFTEWNAGELDSYLVEITAEVLRQVDAKTGQPLVDVIVDEAEQKGTGRWTVKSALDLGVPVTGIAEAVFARALSGSVPQRRAAVGLAAGSLGERPSDPARFTEDVRQALYASKIVAYAQGFNQIQAGSAEYGWNVTPGDLATIWRGGCIIRAKFLNRIKEAFDTDADLVSLLAAPYFRSAVEAAIDSWRRVVATAVSLGIPAPGFSSALAYYDGLRTERLPAALTQAQRDFFGAHSYGRTDSEGKYHTLWSADRSEVPV from the coding sequence ATGAGCGCGTCGGAAGTTGTTGGCACCGCCCAGATCGGCGTGACCGGACTGGCAGTCATGGGATCCAACATCGCGCGCAACTTCGCCCGCCATGGCTACACCGTGGCGCTGCACAACCGGTCGGTCGCCAAAACGGACGCGCTGCTCGACGCCTACGGTTCCGAAGGCAGCTTCGTGCGCAGCGAGTCGATTCCGGAATTCCTTGCCGCCCTAGAGAAGCCGCGCCGAGTGCTGATCATGGTCAAGGCCGGTGACCCGACCGACGCCGTCATCAACGAACTCGCCGACGCGATGGAGCCCGGCGACATCATCATCGACGGCGGCAACGCTCTCTACACCGACACCATCCGCCGGGAGAAGGCGATGGCCGCGCGCGGCCTGCACTTCGTCGGGGCCGGGATCTCTGGCGGCGAGGAAGGCGCACTGAACGGACCCTCGATCATGCCGGGCGGCCCCAAAAAGTCCTACGAGTCGCTGGGCCCGCTGCTGGAAGAGATCTCGGCCCACGTCGACGGAGTGCCGTGCTGCACCCACATCGGGCCGGACGGCGCAGGGCACTTCGTCAAGATGGTGCACAACGGCATCGAGTACTCCGACATGCAGCTCATCGGCGAGGCATACCAGCTGCTGCGCGACGGGTTGGGACTGGCCGCACCGCAGATCGCCGAGGTGTTCACCGAGTGGAATGCCGGGGAGCTGGACAGCTACCTGGTCGAGATCACCGCCGAGGTGCTGCGGCAGGTCGACGCCAAGACCGGCCAGCCGCTGGTCGACGTCATCGTCGACGAAGCCGAGCAGAAGGGCACCGGACGCTGGACCGTGAAGTCGGCTCTGGACCTGGGGGTTCCGGTCACCGGTATCGCCGAGGCGGTGTTCGCCCGGGCGCTGTCGGGATCGGTCCCGCAGCGTCGCGCTGCGGTGGGTCTGGCCGCCGGAAGCCTCGGCGAGCGCCCCTCGGACCCGGCCCGGTTCACCGAGGACGTTCGCCAGGCGCTGTACGCCTCCAAGATCGTCGCGTATGCGCAGGGCTTCAACCAGATTCAGGCCGGCAGCGCCGAGTACGGCTGGAACGTGACCCCGGGAGACCTGGCGACCATCTGGCGGGGCGGCTGCATCATTCGCGCGAAGTTCCTCAACCGCATCAAAGAGGCCTTCGACACCGACGCCGACCTGGTGAGCCTGCTCGCCGCGCCGTACTTCCGCAGCGCGGTCGAGGCTGCGATCGACTCCTGGCGGCGGGTGGTGGCCACGGCGGTGAGCCTGGGTATCCCGGCCCCCGGTTTCTCCTCGGCCCTGGCCTACTACGACGGCCTGCGGACCGAGCGGTTGCCGGCTGCGCTGACCCAGGCCCAGCGCGACTTCTTCGGTGCGCACAGCTACGGCCGGACGGACTCGGAGGGTAAGTACCACACGCTGTGGAGCGCCGACCGCAGCGAAGTGCCGGTTTAG
- a CDS encoding phosphoglycerate mutase family protein, which translates to MQASHVLSLTAGVAMVGGIAVVPVPAPPAPPAAAAFDIQLTAQDIVIDFVRHAEMISPYENMLTPSPDHPGAPLSDLGQQQASDVGNQLFNELGQVAGLFTGQGLRVMETAAPFADLVGMTPQLLPQLDEVDSGIYALDPIESLGGRIAFLTVGAWSLGAPLGLALLAAPGSHDANGIVMGERFDDGVQTMYDHALANSDVISNNGQVTDVAFTSTASIFTWVMQNVDNPDLLFFLDLIREANSVPNGQTTIFLPNTAIVEVEGNPTDGWTLVSWDGHAIPQDPDLLSGLFVDVRDLVLPSQSALWDVYEAVLNGDQTTIMDSIQHSFDVISSALVQFPGAVIDTIFSAF; encoded by the coding sequence ATGCAGGCAAGCCATGTTCTGTCTCTCACCGCCGGCGTCGCCATGGTCGGCGGCATCGCCGTTGTCCCGGTTCCCGCGCCGCCGGCCCCGCCGGCCGCGGCCGCATTCGACATCCAGCTCACCGCGCAAGACATCGTTATCGACTTCGTGCGGCACGCAGAAATGATCTCGCCGTACGAAAACATGCTCACCCCCTCTCCGGACCATCCTGGGGCTCCGCTCAGCGATCTCGGACAGCAACAGGCGTCCGACGTCGGGAACCAGCTCTTCAACGAGCTCGGCCAGGTCGCCGGCCTCTTCACCGGGCAGGGTCTCCGGGTGATGGAAACCGCCGCGCCGTTCGCTGATCTGGTGGGGATGACCCCGCAGTTATTGCCCCAACTCGACGAGGTTGACAGCGGAATCTACGCGCTCGATCCCATTGAAAGCCTCGGCGGCCGCATCGCGTTTCTGACGGTCGGAGCGTGGAGCCTCGGAGCGCCCCTGGGGTTGGCACTGCTGGCAGCCCCGGGCTCGCACGACGCGAACGGGATCGTCATGGGTGAAAGATTCGACGACGGTGTTCAAACAATGTATGACCACGCACTGGCCAACAGCGACGTCATCAGCAACAACGGCCAGGTCACCGATGTCGCGTTTACCAGCACAGCGTCGATCTTCACGTGGGTGATGCAGAACGTCGACAACCCCGATCTGCTGTTCTTCCTGGACCTCATCAGAGAGGCAAACAGTGTCCCGAACGGCCAGACGACCATTTTCCTGCCCAACACCGCCATCGTCGAAGTCGAGGGCAACCCCACCGACGGCTGGACGCTGGTCAGCTGGGACGGGCACGCGATCCCGCAGGATCCGGATCTGCTGAGCGGGCTGTTCGTCGATGTGCGTGATCTGGTCTTGCCGTCGCAGTCCGCGCTGTGGGACGTCTACGAAGCCGTGCTCAACGGCGATCAGACCACGATCATGGACTCGATTCAGCACAGCTTCGACGTGATCAGTTCGGCGCTGGTGCAGTTCCCCGGCGCGGTGATCGACACGATCTTCTCGGCCTTCTGA
- a CDS encoding fatty acyl-AMP ligase produces MGGHVVPTADTLVELLRQQAARCGEKTAFSYSYHGDGRDGCAVTFRELDARARAIGAGLQRLGAGAGSRVLVVCRPGLDGIAGVFGCWYAGAVAVPVAEQLSPRLAAVIADAGVGFAVASPQMPAAVRSAVDAIAGSAHGAPLVWCGPEESDADAWAAPVVDSDSVAVIAYPAGTTCSPKGVVCTHENVMANLDAVGAAGLGDDRDVVVSWLPTHSVWGLIGVVLTGIFLGASTVLMAPSAFMQNPMRWLEAVSRWRATATVAPDFAYRLVVQRSTAAQRAGLDLSSLSRAVLVGVEPARAATVQAFAEAFTPAGFVRQALTPVYGLAEATLLVSGGAESPGPLVCSVDRAGLGAGWVAPASPDDVGAVAVLGCGRARQPVVIVDPDTRLECGPDEVGEIWVAGPGVAQGYWGAPAQTDRIFEAFLADGGGGPFLRTGDRGFIHGGQLCVIGRCPDLVVLGGVHHYPNEIEATVQDCHAVLLSGRGAVFADDAEALVVVQEISCTVDGDELALLVSRIQSALVDQHGVRADSILLVPASVLPSSPDGQIRRVACRWQYLDGTLDPVAHWQAPGPAFGPPAANVVALAAAAAPARRRGVRP; encoded by the coding sequence ATGGGGGGACATGTGGTGCCGACCGCGGACACCCTGGTGGAGTTGTTGCGTCAGCAGGCGGCGCGGTGTGGGGAGAAGACCGCGTTCAGTTACTCCTATCACGGTGATGGTCGTGATGGCTGCGCGGTGACGTTTCGGGAATTGGATGCTCGGGCGCGGGCGATCGGGGCGGGGTTGCAGCGGTTGGGGGCTGGTGCTGGTTCGCGGGTGTTGGTGGTGTGCCGGCCCGGATTGGACGGCATTGCCGGTGTTTTCGGGTGTTGGTATGCCGGGGCGGTGGCGGTGCCGGTGGCCGAGCAGCTGAGCCCGCGCCTGGCGGCGGTGATCGCCGATGCCGGGGTGGGTTTCGCGGTGGCATCGCCACAGATGCCGGCTGCGGTGCGCTCGGCGGTGGACGCCATCGCCGGCTCAGCCCATGGGGCCCCGCTGGTGTGGTGTGGCCCCGAGGAGAGTGATGCCGATGCGTGGGCGGCGCCGGTGGTCGACTCCGACAGTGTCGCGGTAATCGCGTATCCGGCGGGAACGACGTGCTCCCCGAAAGGCGTGGTGTGCACGCACGAGAATGTGATGGCCAACCTGGACGCTGTTGGCGCGGCGGGGTTAGGCGATGACCGGGATGTGGTGGTGTCGTGGTTGCCGACGCATTCGGTGTGGGGCTTGATCGGTGTGGTGCTGACGGGGATTTTCTTGGGTGCCAGCACGGTGTTGATGGCGCCGTCGGCGTTTATGCAGAACCCGATGCGCTGGTTGGAGGCGGTGTCGCGGTGGCGGGCCACGGCGACGGTGGCCCCGGATTTCGCCTATCGGCTCGTCGTGCAGCGCAGTACCGCGGCCCAGCGTGCGGGTCTGGATCTCTCCAGCCTGTCGAGGGCGGTGCTCGTCGGGGTCGAGCCGGCGCGCGCGGCCACCGTGCAGGCCTTTGCTGAGGCGTTCACGCCGGCAGGGTTTGTGCGGCAAGCGTTGACGCCGGTGTACGGGCTGGCGGAAGCAACCCTGCTGGTGTCCGGTGGTGCGGAGAGTCCGGGGCCGTTGGTGTGTTCGGTGGATCGGGCGGGGCTGGGTGCGGGGTGGGTCGCTCCCGCATCCCCCGACGACGTGGGGGCGGTTGCGGTGTTGGGGTGTGGGCGTGCGCGTCAGCCGGTGGTGATCGTCGACCCCGACACCCGCCTGGAATGCGGCCCCGATGAGGTGGGGGAGATCTGGGTGGCCGGGCCCGGTGTGGCCCAAGGCTATTGGGGGGCGCCGGCGCAGACGGATCGGATCTTCGAGGCCTTTCTGGCTGACGGGGGTGGGGGACCGTTCCTGCGGACCGGGGACCGCGGCTTCATTCATGGCGGGCAGTTATGCGTGATCGGCCGTTGCCCGGATCTGGTCGTGTTGGGCGGTGTCCACCACTACCCCAACGAGATCGAAGCCACGGTGCAGGACTGCCATGCGGTGTTGCTGAGTGGGCGAGGCGCGGTGTTCGCCGACGACGCCGAGGCTCTGGTGGTGGTCCAGGAGATCAGCTGCACCGTCGACGGGGACGAGCTCGCCCTGTTGGTGTCGCGGATTCAGTCGGCACTGGTCGATCAGCATGGCGTTCGCGCGGATTCGATCCTGCTGGTGCCAGCCAGCGTCCTGCCCAGCAGTCCTGACGGGCAGATCCGGCGGGTGGCGTGCCGCTGGCAGTACCTCGACGGCACCCTGGACCCGGTGGCGCACTGGCAGGCACCCGGGCCGGCGTTCGGGCCACCGGCCGCCAACGTCGTCGCACTCGCCGCCGCCGCCGCACCGGCCCGCCGCCGGGGAGTACGGCCGTGA
- a CDS encoding M56 family metallopeptidase has protein sequence MCALAFSIVALLLVGPVPALLARADWPLRAPRAALVLWQAIALAAVLSAFSAGLATASRLLMPGPDGQPTSTILGSLDRLGWPLWTFYVAVFVLTLMVGMRLTWTVLRVAIRTRQRRAHHRMLVDLVSVTDRPPALRTSGLRILQVMQPLAYCLPGVRSRVVVSSGTLDALGDTELAALLCHERAHLRARHDLVLEAFSAVHTAFPWFVRSASALDAVRLLIELLADDAAVRVAGAPPLARALVACASTRVPAGALAAGGTNTVLRVQRLSGQGNSPALAAAAYSAAAGVLTVPTVALAVPWLTELHRLIAG, from the coding sequence GTGTGCGCGCTGGCCTTTTCCATCGTCGCGCTGTTGCTCGTGGGGCCGGTACCCGCCCTGCTGGCGCGCGCTGACTGGCCGCTCCGCGCTCCGCGGGCCGCGTTGGTGCTCTGGCAGGCCATCGCCCTTGCCGCGGTGCTGTCCGCGTTCAGCGCCGGTCTGGCCACCGCGAGCCGCCTGCTGATGCCCGGCCCGGACGGCCAGCCCACCTCGACGATCCTCGGTTCCCTGGATCGCTTGGGTTGGCCCCTGTGGACCTTCTACGTCGCGGTCTTCGTGCTGACCCTGATGGTCGGGATGCGCCTCACGTGGACGGTGTTGCGGGTCGCGATCCGCACCCGGCAACGCCGGGCCCACCACCGCATGCTCGTCGACCTGGTCAGTGTCACCGACCGACCGCCCGCCCTGCGCACCAGTGGACTGCGCATTCTGCAGGTGATGCAACCACTCGCGTACTGCCTGCCCGGGGTGCGGAGCCGGGTGGTGGTCAGTTCCGGCACGCTGGACGCGCTGGGTGACACCGAGCTGGCCGCGCTGCTCTGCCATGAGCGGGCCCATCTGCGGGCACGGCACGACTTGGTACTCGAGGCGTTCTCGGCCGTGCACACCGCGTTCCCCTGGTTCGTGCGAAGCGCCAGCGCCCTGGACGCGGTGCGGCTGTTGATCGAACTGCTCGCCGACGACGCGGCCGTTCGGGTGGCCGGCGCTCCTCCCCTGGCCCGCGCCCTGGTGGCCTGTGCCTCAACCAGAGTCCCCGCCGGCGCGCTGGCGGCCGGCGGAACCAACACGGTGTTGCGCGTGCAGCGGTTGTCGGGGCAGGGGAACAGTCCAGCGCTGGCCGCTGCCGCCTATTCGGCCGCAGCCGGGGTGCTGACGGTGCCCACCGTGGCACTGGCGGTACCGTGGCTCACCGAGCTGCACCGACTGATCGCGGGGTAA
- a CDS encoding histidine phosphatase family protein, producing MPVRSLQRIWPIAASVVLAGAGIGCVAPTSLPHAPVFDIRLASDENQDIVIDIVRHGQRMPPYNDMITPSPDHPGPPLSDLGVQQAQDVANKLHDQLGDSVAGIFSGQAIRDMDTAAPFADLEHMTTQILPGLNEIDSGIYAGQPIASLAGFLYQFTPMLWTLFGLVLAPIPGSVEDPNGVVMDQNFTGAVNAMYSAAMANPVVSDTGDITAVAFNNEADIAAWVALNVKNPDISLLLPLTLQTMFANDDGSPMLPNTGIVQIEGNPTDGWTLVSWNGIAVPEDPGLLTSLIMDVRDLIITPQVAAWNLYEALMGGDTATIGEALQTGLHDIATTFLGFPQAVFGDIIDALGNLGAADATGSALADLLALI from the coding sequence ATGCCTGTTAGGTCTCTTCAGCGAATCTGGCCGATCGCCGCCAGTGTCGTACTCGCTGGCGCCGGCATCGGTTGCGTCGCGCCGACGTCGTTGCCGCATGCCCCGGTATTCGACATCCGACTGGCCTCTGACGAGAACCAGGACATCGTGATCGACATCGTCCGGCACGGTCAGCGGATGCCGCCCTACAACGACATGATCACCCCGTCGCCGGACCACCCGGGCCCGCCGCTCAGTGATCTCGGCGTGCAACAGGCCCAGGATGTGGCGAACAAGCTTCACGACCAACTTGGCGACTCTGTCGCGGGGATCTTCTCCGGACAGGCCATCCGCGACATGGACACCGCCGCGCCGTTCGCCGACCTGGAACACATGACCACGCAGATCCTGCCCGGCCTCAACGAGATCGACAGCGGCATCTATGCCGGCCAGCCGATCGCGAGCTTGGCCGGGTTCCTCTACCAGTTCACGCCGATGTTGTGGACATTGTTCGGATTGGTCCTGGCGCCCATCCCGGGTTCGGTCGAGGACCCCAATGGCGTGGTGATGGACCAGAACTTCACGGGCGCCGTCAATGCGATGTACAGCGCCGCGATGGCCAACCCGGTCGTCAGCGACACCGGTGACATCACCGCGGTGGCTTTCAACAACGAAGCCGACATCGCCGCCTGGGTGGCGCTCAACGTCAAGAACCCCGACATCTCGCTGCTGTTGCCGCTGACGCTGCAGACCATGTTCGCCAACGACGACGGATCCCCGATGTTGCCCAACACCGGCATTGTGCAGATCGAGGGCAACCCCACCGACGGCTGGACGCTGGTCAGCTGGAATGGGATTGCAGTCCCGGAGGACCCGGGATTGCTGACCAGCCTGATCATGGATGTGCGCGACCTGATCATCACGCCGCAAGTCGCGGCCTGGAACCTCTATGAGGCGCTGATGGGGGGTGACACAGCCACGATCGGCGAGGCGTTGCAGACCGGTCTGCACGACATCGCCACCACGTTCCTCGGATTCCCCCAGGCGGTGTTCGGCGACATCATCGACGCGTTGGGGAACCTCGGTGCCGCCGACGCGACTGGCTCGGCGCTGGCTGACCTGCTGGCGCTGATCTGA